In one Streptomyces sp. T12 genomic region, the following are encoded:
- a CDS encoding alpha-galactosidase — protein sequence MADVAQEGSHQPHDEFSWGHSALRAGFAVAADGTLRLVGLGRPGEVRVADPDRALPLVELTALGHGSAWSGPRFTGTAFGTRLKYRDHRAGSRGEGEWLTVELHDPATGLTAFVELTSPGGLPVLRSRVRLRNDGSQLLVVQSVSSLLIGGLPSPDALDVHRARNDWLAECRWYTEPLRDTVADINVDAHQHDSRAALVLAGRGSWPTDGHLPMGALTERGSGRTWLWQIESPAGWRWDLGESAHGTYLALNGPTDAEHQWRVRLAPGEESTTVPGVLALGADFDEAMGALTSYRRAVRRPHPDHTALPVVFNDYMNTLMGDPTTEKLLPLIDAAAQAGAEYFCVDAGWYDDSADGGWWDNVGEWLPSTRRFPEGGIRAVLDRIRERGMVPGLWLEPEVVGVRSPVAAALPPEAFFQRDGVRLTEQGRHQLDLRHPAARAHLDKTVDRIVGDWGVGYLKLDYNIVIDPGTLAPGDLAPGAGLLGHAHAYLDWLSEVLDRHPHLVIENCASGGMRMDGATLAVTQLQSTSDQQDPLRYPPIAAAAPTAVPPEQGAVWAYPQPGFDDDLIAFTLGGALLGRIHLSGHLDRMSQRQLALVRDAVSTYKSIRGDLARAVPFWPLGLPGWTDEWLALGMRSPDDRTSYITLWRRGGESELHLPVRHLAGSDVSAEILHPSSAPTGSAVWDGDGLRVSLPRTPGVLLVRLTAGAQLPGRNRP from the coding sequence ATGGCGGATGTGGCGCAGGAGGGTTCCCACCAGCCGCATGACGAGTTCAGCTGGGGTCATTCGGCGCTGCGGGCCGGATTCGCCGTCGCCGCGGACGGAACGCTGCGGCTCGTCGGACTGGGCCGTCCGGGGGAGGTGCGCGTCGCCGACCCGGACCGCGCCCTCCCGCTCGTCGAGTTGACCGCCCTCGGGCACGGCAGCGCCTGGTCCGGCCCGCGCTTCACCGGGACGGCGTTCGGTACGCGCCTGAAGTACCGGGACCACCGCGCCGGCAGCCGGGGCGAGGGGGAGTGGCTCACCGTCGAGCTCCACGACCCGGCCACCGGGTTGACGGCGTTCGTCGAGCTGACGTCCCCCGGTGGGCTGCCGGTGCTCCGCTCCCGCGTGCGGCTGCGCAACGACGGCTCGCAGCTCCTCGTCGTCCAGTCCGTCAGCAGCCTGCTGATCGGCGGCCTGCCCTCACCGGACGCCCTCGACGTGCACCGGGCGCGCAACGACTGGCTCGCGGAGTGCCGTTGGTACACCGAGCCGCTGCGGGACACCGTCGCCGACATCAACGTCGACGCCCATCAGCACGACAGCCGGGCCGCCCTCGTCCTCGCCGGGCGCGGCAGCTGGCCCACCGACGGTCACCTGCCGATGGGGGCGCTGACGGAACGGGGGAGCGGCCGGACCTGGCTGTGGCAGATCGAGTCCCCGGCCGGCTGGCGCTGGGACCTGGGCGAGAGCGCGCACGGCACGTATCTGGCGCTGAACGGCCCCACGGACGCGGAGCACCAGTGGCGGGTCCGGCTCGCCCCGGGTGAGGAGTCCACCACCGTGCCGGGGGTCCTGGCCCTCGGCGCCGACTTCGACGAGGCCATGGGCGCCCTGACCTCGTACCGCCGCGCCGTACGCCGCCCGCACCCCGACCACACCGCCCTCCCGGTCGTCTTCAACGACTACATGAACACGCTCATGGGCGACCCGACCACCGAGAAGCTGCTCCCCCTGATCGACGCGGCGGCGCAGGCGGGCGCGGAGTACTTCTGCGTGGACGCCGGCTGGTACGACGACTCGGCGGACGGCGGCTGGTGGGACAACGTCGGCGAGTGGCTGCCCTCGACGCGCCGCTTCCCCGAAGGCGGAATCCGGGCGGTCCTGGACCGGATCCGGGAGCGCGGCATGGTGCCCGGGCTGTGGCTGGAGCCGGAGGTCGTCGGCGTACGCAGTCCGGTCGCCGCCGCGCTCCCGCCGGAAGCCTTCTTCCAGCGCGACGGCGTACGCCTCACCGAACAGGGCCGTCACCAGCTCGACCTGCGCCATCCGGCCGCCCGCGCCCACCTCGACAAGACGGTGGACCGGATCGTGGGCGACTGGGGCGTGGGCTACCTCAAGCTGGACTACAACATCGTGATCGATCCCGGCACCCTCGCCCCCGGGGACCTCGCCCCGGGAGCCGGACTGCTCGGCCACGCCCACGCCTACCTGGACTGGCTCTCCGAGGTGCTGGACCGGCACCCGCACCTGGTGATCGAGAACTGCGCCTCGGGCGGGATGCGGATGGACGGGGCCACGCTGGCCGTCACTCAGCTCCAGTCCACCAGCGACCAGCAGGACCCGCTGCGCTACCCGCCGATCGCCGCCGCCGCGCCGACGGCCGTACCGCCCGAACAGGGCGCCGTCTGGGCGTACCCGCAGCCCGGGTTCGACGACGACCTGATCGCCTTCACGCTGGGCGGGGCACTGCTCGGGCGGATCCATCTGTCGGGCCATCTGGACCGGATGTCGCAGCGTCAACTCGCCCTCGTCCGGGACGCGGTGAGCACGTACAAGTCCATCCGCGGTGACCTCGCGCGGGCCGTGCCGTTCTGGCCGCTGGGGCTGCCCGGGTGGACGGACGAGTGGCTGGCGCTGGGGATGCGCTCGCCCGACGACCGTACGTCGTACATCACGCTCTGGCGCCGCGGCGGAGAGTCCGAACTGCACCTGCCTGTACGGCACTTGGCGGGCAGCGATGTAAGTGCGGAGATCCTGCACCCGTCCTCCGCGCCGACCGGCTCGGCGGTCTGGGACGGTGACGGACTGCGGGTGTCACTGCCCCGCACGCCCGGTGTCCTGCTGGTCCGTCTCACGGCGGGGGCTCAGCTGCCTGGGCGGAACCGGCCGTAA
- a CDS encoding LacI family DNA-binding transcriptional regulator has protein sequence MNVTGHTSRPASIRDVATAAGVSYQTVSRVINGHPSVKPTTRDRVLAAIDELGFRRNATALALASGRSRAVTVLTANTTHYGYASILQGIEESARAASYAVGIGVLESADEAAVAAEVQRAADAGGGLIVIAYDPAGVRALSAVPAELPVVGVVETPASPPGGDRPWVWTDDHEAAYEATRHLLSLGHETVHYVAIPSSTRRTSARTSGWRQALKEAGAPEPRPVQGSWGPAGGHAAGSKLASNPAVTAILCGNDDLALGVLRALHEAGRSVPGDVSVAGFDDAPHSAFLTPSLTTVRLDFTGLGRAAFALLHGVLEEAAQIAPHPVSVPELVVRESSGPPPAAV, from the coding sequence ATGAATGTGACCGGTCACACAAGTCGCCCGGCGAGCATCAGGGACGTCGCGACCGCCGCCGGCGTCTCGTACCAGACCGTCTCCCGGGTGATCAACGGCCATCCCAGCGTCAAGCCGACCACCCGGGACCGGGTGCTCGCCGCCATCGACGAACTGGGCTTCCGGCGCAACGCCACCGCGCTCGCCCTGGCCAGCGGACGCAGCAGGGCCGTGACCGTGCTCACCGCGAACACCACCCACTACGGCTACGCCTCCATCCTCCAGGGCATCGAGGAGTCCGCCCGGGCGGCTTCCTACGCGGTCGGGATCGGCGTACTGGAATCGGCGGACGAAGCCGCCGTCGCCGCCGAGGTGCAGCGGGCGGCGGACGCGGGCGGCGGACTGATCGTGATCGCCTACGATCCGGCGGGTGTGCGGGCGCTGAGCGCCGTCCCCGCCGAACTCCCGGTCGTCGGCGTGGTCGAGACCCCGGCGAGCCCGCCCGGCGGCGACCGCCCCTGGGTGTGGACCGACGACCACGAGGCCGCCTACGAGGCGACCCGCCACCTGCTCTCCCTGGGCCACGAGACGGTGCACTACGTCGCCATCCCGTCCAGCACCCGGCGCACCAGCGCCCGTACCAGCGGCTGGCGGCAGGCACTGAAGGAGGCGGGGGCCCCCGAACCCCGCCCCGTACAAGGCAGTTGGGGCCCTGCTGGCGGCCACGCGGCCGGCTCGAAGCTGGCGTCGAACCCGGCCGTCACCGCCATCCTGTGCGGCAACGACGACCTCGCGCTCGGGGTACTGCGCGCCCTGCACGAGGCCGGCCGTTCCGTCCCCGGCGACGTCAGCGTGGCCGGGTTCGACGACGCCCCGCATTCCGCCTTTCTGACCCCGTCGCTGACGACGGTGCGCCTGGACTTCACCGGCCTGGGAAGGGCCGCGTTCGCCCTGCTGCACGGGGTGCTGGAGGAGGCGGCTCAGATCGCCCCGCATCCCGTCTCCGTACCGGAGCTGGTGGTCCGGGAGAGTTCGGGACCGCCGCCCGCCGCCGTCTGA
- a CDS encoding ABC transporter substrate-binding protein, with amino-acid sequence MKTRALPALALICAIGLAATACSDPTAGSSGDSAADGKQAAVDPTARLDGVKLTMWTAQNTVNAPQQVIDAFEKATGATVQTQAIPDLYEQNVPTKLASGDRPDLMFWQPSISTLPFIQPKQNLLTLDGEPWEAKLGDTEKSLGMIDGKRYAAIVTSPAMLGVYYNKDVFKQAGLSEKDFPKSYDELLALGHKVVDKSDAAAFYEAGGDKWPLQWQMQVQLTDLDQQWWDGLNKNQEKWTDPVVVGAIKKYKEKLLDAGLAQKNYRTGTFTGQADALWKGEAGMVLNVTSFQSQLQAKYSTAEIDKKIGWFPIANSSATGMYSPDQTNGVVAFKTGDDKRQNAARQFLAFWLGPDYADYIKAMKIPSVQPSVPTPDGLPQTSKAQVAALPTAIGVFQAKAIVAPDTHLYLADMIFDKKNPQQVAQAIQDQFAQVAKAQGAPGF; translated from the coding sequence ATGAAGACAAGAGCTCTCCCCGCCCTGGCGCTGATATGCGCCATCGGCCTCGCCGCCACCGCGTGCAGCGACCCGACGGCCGGCTCTTCCGGCGACTCCGCGGCGGACGGGAAGCAGGCCGCGGTCGATCCGACCGCCCGCCTGGACGGCGTGAAGCTGACGATGTGGACCGCGCAGAACACGGTCAACGCCCCCCAGCAGGTCATCGACGCCTTCGAGAAGGCCACCGGCGCGACGGTTCAGACCCAGGCGATCCCGGACCTGTACGAGCAGAACGTGCCGACGAAGCTGGCCTCCGGCGACCGTCCGGACCTGATGTTCTGGCAGCCGTCCATCTCCACGCTGCCGTTCATCCAGCCGAAGCAGAACCTCCTCACCCTCGACGGTGAGCCGTGGGAGGCCAAGCTCGGCGACACCGAGAAGTCGCTCGGCATGATCGACGGCAAGCGGTACGCGGCGATCGTCACCAGCCCCGCCATGCTCGGCGTCTACTACAACAAGGACGTCTTCAAGCAGGCCGGGCTGAGCGAGAAGGACTTCCCCAAGTCCTACGACGAGCTGCTGGCGCTCGGCCACAAGGTGGTCGACAAGTCGGACGCCGCCGCCTTCTACGAGGCCGGCGGCGACAAGTGGCCCCTGCAGTGGCAGATGCAGGTCCAGCTCACCGACCTCGACCAGCAGTGGTGGGACGGGCTCAACAAGAACCAGGAGAAGTGGACCGACCCGGTCGTGGTCGGCGCGATCAAGAAGTACAAGGAGAAGCTGCTCGACGCCGGGCTCGCCCAGAAGAACTACCGCACCGGCACCTTCACCGGACAGGCCGACGCGCTGTGGAAGGGCGAGGCCGGCATGGTCCTCAACGTCACCTCCTTCCAGAGCCAGTTGCAGGCCAAGTACTCCACCGCCGAGATCGACAAGAAGATCGGCTGGTTCCCGATCGCCAACTCCTCGGCCACCGGCATGTACTCGCCTGACCAGACCAATGGTGTGGTGGCCTTCAAGACCGGTGACGACAAGCGGCAGAACGCCGCCCGGCAGTTCCTCGCCTTCTGGCTCGGCCCGGACTACGCCGACTACATCAAGGCGATGAAGATCCCGTCCGTGCAGCCGTCCGTGCCCACCCCCGACGGGCTGCCGCAGACGTCCAAGGCCCAGGTCGCGGCCCTGCCCACCGCCATCGGTGTCTTCCAGGCCAAGGCGATCGTCGCCCCGGACACGCACCTCTACCTCGCCGACATGATCTTCGACAAGAAGAACCCGCAGCAGGTCGCCCAGGCGATCCAGGATCAGTTCGCGCAGGTGGCCAAGGCCCAGGGCGCGCCCGGGTTCTGA
- a CDS encoding carbohydrate ABC transporter permease, which produces MAHTVVHAKPAPVTGAPKKVGRLPRAAVHHPWWFALPAIVVFAGFFLVPNLLNFYYPFTNWSSYHADIAFTGLDNFKTIADDGSLLRAIRTTLLYALLAALFQNGFGLGLALLLEADSRFNRFFRAVFFLPVLISALATGYVFQALLDQDGAVNSVLGTDVPWLGSTTWTLVVVTLIHGWKWMGLSMLIYLAGLKGIPGDMLEAARMDGAGPWRTFWSVRWPMLAPAVTFNVTTALIGSMNTFDIVQATTGGGPAAATEVFNIYMFRIFGQGLYAQASAMSLVLFLVVVAVAIPLVVGLRRREQLL; this is translated from the coding sequence ATGGCTCACACAGTCGTACATGCCAAGCCCGCCCCCGTGACGGGCGCGCCGAAGAAGGTGGGACGGTTGCCACGGGCGGCCGTGCACCACCCCTGGTGGTTCGCGCTCCCCGCGATCGTCGTCTTCGCGGGCTTCTTCCTGGTGCCCAACCTGCTGAACTTCTACTACCCGTTCACCAACTGGTCCTCGTACCACGCGGACATCGCCTTCACGGGCCTGGACAACTTCAAGACCATCGCCGACGACGGCTCGCTGCTCCGCGCGATCCGCACGACCCTGCTGTACGCCCTGCTGGCGGCGCTGTTCCAGAACGGCTTCGGGCTCGGACTCGCGCTCCTCCTGGAGGCCGACAGCCGCTTCAACCGGTTCTTCCGCGCGGTGTTCTTCCTGCCGGTGCTGATCTCGGCGCTCGCCACCGGTTACGTCTTCCAGGCCCTGCTCGACCAGGACGGAGCCGTCAACTCCGTGCTCGGGACGGACGTTCCATGGCTGGGCTCGACCACCTGGACCCTGGTCGTCGTCACCCTCATCCACGGCTGGAAGTGGATGGGCCTGTCCATGTTGATCTACCTGGCCGGGCTCAAGGGCATTCCGGGCGACATGCTCGAAGCGGCGCGGATGGACGGCGCCGGACCGTGGCGGACCTTCTGGTCGGTGCGCTGGCCGATGCTCGCGCCGGCCGTCACCTTCAACGTCACCACCGCGCTGATCGGCTCGATGAACACCTTCGACATCGTGCAGGCCACGACCGGCGGCGGGCCCGCGGCCGCCACGGAGGTCTTCAACATCTACATGTTCCGGATCTTCGGACAGGGCCTGTACGCCCAGGCCTCCGCGATGAGCCTCGTCCTCTTCCTGGTCGTGGTCGCGGTGGCGATTCCGCTGGTCGTCGGGTTGCGGCGAAGGGAGCAGCTGCTGTGA
- a CDS encoding carbohydrate ABC transporter permease has product MNPSAAWRYGRPALVLLLAGLAVGVPLWLVAVTSAKPQAEAIEPNLDLPHHWQPAGNYADAVSQGEMLRGFFNSLLVVVPSVVLVLLLGAGAAWVFARRKSKLVSTAYALCISGLLLPPAVITIVMELRQLGLANTRPGMIAVYTGMYLSTSIFFMTGFIRAIPLELEEAARMDGAAPARIFWRIILPLLRPVIATATIMVMLYAWSDVFYAFFVLGGGERATLPLNLYQVASAQLYLNNWHLVFAYVVVMSLPMVAVFLVGQRKIVSGITSGAVK; this is encoded by the coding sequence GTGAACCCGTCCGCCGCATGGCGCTACGGCCGCCCCGCCCTCGTCCTGCTGCTCGCCGGTCTCGCCGTCGGCGTGCCGCTGTGGCTGGTCGCCGTCACCTCCGCCAAGCCGCAGGCGGAGGCCATCGAGCCCAACCTGGATCTGCCGCACCACTGGCAGCCCGCCGGCAACTACGCCGACGCGGTCAGCCAGGGCGAGATGCTGCGCGGCTTCTTCAACTCCCTGCTGGTCGTGGTGCCCTCGGTCGTCCTCGTCCTGCTCCTCGGGGCGGGCGCCGCCTGGGTCTTCGCGCGCCGCAAGTCGAAGCTGGTGTCGACGGCGTACGCGCTCTGCATCAGCGGGCTGCTGCTGCCGCCCGCGGTCATCACCATCGTGATGGAGCTGCGGCAGCTGGGCCTGGCGAACACCCGGCCCGGCATGATCGCCGTCTACACCGGCATGTACCTGTCGACGTCGATCTTCTTCATGACCGGCTTCATCCGTGCCATTCCGCTGGAGTTGGAGGAGGCGGCCCGGATGGACGGGGCGGCACCGGCGCGGATCTTCTGGCGGATCATCCTGCCGCTGCTGCGCCCGGTGATCGCCACCGCGACGATCATGGTGATGCTCTACGCCTGGAGCGACGTCTTCTACGCCTTCTTCGTCCTCGGCGGCGGCGAGCGGGCCACCCTCCCGCTGAACCTCTACCAGGTCGCCAGCGCCCAGCTCTACCTCAACAACTGGCATCTCGTCTTCGCGTACGTCGTGGTGATGAGCCTGCCCATGGTCGCCGTGTTCCTCGTCGGCCAGCGAAAGATCGTGTCCGGAATCACCAGTGGAGCCGTCAAGTGA